In the Kineosporiaceae bacterium genome, one interval contains:
- a CDS encoding DUF1800 domain-containing protein, translating to MPTTAAAELVLSRATYGATPQLRAEIQQLGIPGWLAQQLAPASIPDPEGDAVFAMYPSLSRSMASLQAEFDSGNSSGLDPSLDLQAAHLGRAIWSRRQLFEVMVDFWSNHLNVPAQVDDRATRADYDRIVVRTHALGRFEDLLVASANHPAMLGYLDLANSTGTNPNENYARELLELHTLGVNGGYTEADIKQAAKLLSGWRLDYKTKAVAFDPNRHYLGAVQVVGFTHPNNVASQGPTAARELYEYLAFHPSTAKHLATKLARRFVGDNPPAALVANLASVYLANDTEIVPVLRALFGSAEFAASARSKQRRPMEHLVAAARALGLQRGSDPKALRELNYELSAAGHMPMAYPTPDGYPDEAVKWQSPGQALSQYGAAMNLLHGWYPKGFTYQPVSALLSNPTTATTPAAVGEQLCARFFGRPPAANEATAIATALSGAQPTKPYKPGDGQNVAVSVVAQLLMHSAAFLTR from the coding sequence ATGCCGACCACGGCCGCAGCCGAACTGGTGCTGAGCCGGGCCACCTACGGGGCGACGCCGCAACTGCGGGCAGAGATCCAGCAGCTGGGCATCCCCGGCTGGCTGGCACAGCAGCTCGCGCCGGCGTCGATCCCGGATCCCGAGGGCGACGCGGTCTTCGCGATGTACCCGTCACTGAGCCGGTCGATGGCCTCGTTGCAGGCCGAGTTCGACTCCGGCAACTCGAGTGGCCTCGACCCGTCGCTGGATCTGCAGGCCGCGCATCTCGGGCGGGCGATCTGGAGTCGCCGCCAGCTGTTCGAGGTCATGGTCGACTTCTGGTCCAACCACCTCAACGTCCCGGCCCAGGTGGATGACCGGGCCACCCGAGCCGACTACGACCGCATCGTGGTCCGAACCCACGCGCTCGGACGATTCGAGGATCTGCTGGTCGCCTCGGCCAACCACCCGGCGATGCTCGGGTACCTCGACCTCGCCAACTCGACCGGCACGAACCCCAACGAGAACTACGCCCGGGAGTTGCTCGAGCTGCACACCCTCGGGGTGAATGGCGGCTACACCGAGGCCGACATCAAGCAGGCGGCCAAGCTGCTGTCCGGGTGGCGGCTGGACTACAAGACCAAGGCCGTGGCCTTCGACCCCAACCGGCACTATCTCGGGGCCGTTCAGGTCGTGGGCTTCACCCACCCCAACAACGTGGCGTCCCAGGGCCCGACGGCCGCCCGTGAGCTGTACGAGTACCTGGCATTCCACCCCAGCACGGCGAAACACCTGGCCACCAAGCTGGCCCGACGGTTCGTCGGCGACAACCCCCCGGCGGCGCTGGTGGCCAATCTGGCCAGCGTCTACCTGGCCAACGACACGGAGATCGTGCCGGTGCTGCGCGCACTGTTCGGGTCGGCCGAGTTCGCGGCCAGTGCCCGCAGCAAGCAGCGACGCCCGATGGAGCACCTCGTGGCCGCCGCCCGGGCCCTCGGACTTCAGCGGGGTTCCGACCCGAAGGCGCTGCGCGAACTGAACTACGAGTTGTCGGCGGCAGGTCACATGCCCATGGCCTACCCGACTCCGGACGGCTATCCGGACGAAGCAGTCAAGTGGCAGTCGCCGGGTCAGGCACTGAGTCAGTACGGCGCAGCGATGAACCTGCTGCACGGCTGGTACCCGAAAGGCTTCACCTACCAGCCGGTCTCAGCTCTCCTGTCGAACCCGACGACAGCGACCACTCCCGCGGCCGTCGGCGAACAGCTCTGCGCCCGCTTCTTCGGTCGCCCGCCGGCGGCCAACGAGGCGACGGCCATCGCCACGGCGCTGTCGGGCGCTCAGCCGACGAAGCCGTACAAGCCCGGCGATGGCCAGAACGTGGCCGTGAGCGTCGTGGCTCAGCTGCTCATGCACAGCGCCGCCTTCCTGACCCGCTGA